In Rhodanobacter denitrificans, a single window of DNA contains:
- a CDS encoding group III truncated hemoglobin, which produces MNPSSPLDEPALARLVDRFYEKVRRDAQLGPIFNAAVHDWDEHKRLLTSFWASVALRAGSYRGNPMGAHRPHPIRAEHFDRWLALWRETTAEELDEAGAAQMLEYAERIGRSLKLGLGLYPQAQPFGVPIVGIGKP; this is translated from the coding sequence ATGAACCCATCCTCGCCACTGGATGAACCGGCCCTCGCCCGGCTGGTCGACCGTTTCTACGAGAAAGTGCGGCGCGACGCGCAGCTCGGCCCGATCTTCAATGCGGCGGTGCACGACTGGGACGAACACAAGCGCCTGCTGACCTCGTTCTGGGCCTCGGTGGCGTTGCGCGCGGGCAGCTACCGCGGCAACCCGATGGGCGCGCACCGGCCGCACCCGATCCGCGCCGAACACTTCGACCGCTGGCTCGCGCTGTGGCGCGAGACCACCGCCGAGGAACTGGACGAGGCCGGCGCCGCACAGATGCTGGAATACGCCGAGCGCATCGGCCGCAGCCTCAAGCTGGGCCTCGGCCTGTACCCGCAGGCGCAGCCGTTCGGCGTGCCGATCGTGGGCATCGGCAAGCCGTAG
- the azu gene encoding azurin translates to MRKLIALALLGLLSTPLMAAECATTVEASDAMQFNTKTITVPKTCKTFKVTLKHTGKLPVTAMGHNWVLAHSADESGVIADGMKAGAANSYEKPGDARIIAHTKLIGGGESDTATINVTKLKAGEQYAYFCTFPGHAALMKGTLSLGQ, encoded by the coding sequence ATGCGCAAACTGATTGCCCTTGCCCTGCTCGGCCTGCTCTCCACCCCGCTGATGGCCGCCGAGTGCGCCACCACGGTCGAGGCCAGCGACGCCATGCAGTTCAACACCAAGACCATCACCGTGCCGAAGACCTGCAAGACCTTCAAGGTGACCCTGAAGCACACCGGCAAGCTGCCGGTCACCGCGATGGGCCACAACTGGGTGCTCGCGCACAGCGCCGATGAATCCGGCGTGATCGCCGACGGCATGAAGGCCGGCGCCGCCAACAGCTACGAGAAGCCCGGCGACGCCCGCATCATCGCGCATACCAAACTGATCGGCGGCGGCGAATCGGACACCGCCACGATCAACGTGACCAAGCTGAAGGCCGGCGAGCAGTACGCCTACTTCTGCACCTTCCCCGGCCACGCCGCGCTGATGAAGGGCACGTTGAGCCTGGGTCAGTAA
- the fdxA gene encoding ferredoxin FdxA: MTHVVTENCINCKHTDCVEVCPVDCFHAGPNFLVIDPDECIDCTLCVEECPVGAIFPELDVPAGQEIFMSINAELAKEWPVLTSKIPSMEDADKWDGVPNKLPLLQR; encoded by the coding sequence ATGACGCACGTCGTTACCGAAAACTGCATCAACTGCAAGCACACCGATTGCGTCGAGGTGTGTCCGGTGGACTGCTTCCACGCGGGGCCGAACTTCCTGGTGATCGACCCGGACGAATGCATCGACTGCACGTTGTGCGTGGAGGAGTGCCCGGTCGGCGCGATCTTCCCCGAGCTCGACGTGCCGGCGGGGCAGGAGATCTTCATGTCGATCAACGCCGAGCTGGCCAAGGAGTGGCCGGTGCTGACCAGCAAGATCCCGTCGATGGAAGACGCCGACAAGTGGGACGGTGTGCCGAACAAGCTGCCGCTGCTGCAGCGCTGA
- a CDS encoding CopD family copper resistance protein, whose product MVAWYPWIVLVHLACAIVFAGAVAFEVLVVEALHRQFDTATMQRIEQSIMARVRRFMPVIVVLLFASGFMLFDIRCDGLSCVGSRFGNWLLLKVLLAFGVLGVFINAMWAMRSGKMDVCRFRHTHRVVLGLMVGIVFLAKTMFYL is encoded by the coding sequence ATGGTTGCCTGGTATCCGTGGATCGTGCTGGTGCACCTGGCGTGCGCCATCGTGTTCGCCGGCGCGGTAGCATTCGAGGTGCTGGTGGTCGAGGCGCTGCATCGGCAGTTCGACACGGCCACCATGCAGCGCATCGAACAGTCGATCATGGCGCGCGTGCGCCGGTTCATGCCGGTGATCGTGGTGCTGCTGTTCGCCAGCGGCTTCATGCTGTTCGACATCCGTTGCGACGGCCTGTCCTGCGTGGGCAGCCGCTTCGGCAACTGGCTGCTGCTGAAGGTGCTGCTGGCGTTCGGCGTGCTCGGCGTGTTCATCAACGCGATGTGGGCGATGCGCAGCGGCAAGATGGACGTCTGCCGCTTCCGGCACACCCATCGCGTGGTGCTGGGCCTGATGGTGGGCATCGTCTTCCTGGCCAAGACCATGTTCTACTTGTAG
- the hemN gene encoding oxygen-independent coproporphyrinogen III oxidase: MAIPITPPEFDPALIARYDVAGPRYTSYPTAPHFKAEFDEAALRAVIRASNEEPIPRPLSVYVHVPFCMSPCFYCGCNRVITRDVTQADRYLERLYREIELIAPLFDRDRPVRQLHFGGGTPNFLDTTHMGELLESLARHFSFSHAADREYGIEIDPRFADAAYIRAMGELGFNRLSVGIQDFDPVVQKAVNRIQSFEQTREVIEAARTSGFRSASVDLIYGLPFQSVDGFSRTLDQVVALNPDRVAVYGYAHLPEMFKAQRQIEAADLPDAATRLALFGRALEHLSAAGYVYIGMDHFAKASDELVLAQRAGTLQRNFQGYSTHGDCDIVGLGVSAIGRIGDSYSQNARDLIGYYAALDAGRLPLMRGLQLDEDDLIRRELINELMCHGSVEKQAFGARHRLLFDEYFARERQRLLPLIEDGLVTENPREIRVTSRGRLLLRIIAMCFDAYLDDAAQAPRYSRVI, encoded by the coding sequence ATGGCCATTCCCATCACTCCTCCCGAATTCGACCCGGCGCTGATCGCCCGCTACGACGTGGCCGGGCCGCGCTACACCAGCTACCCGACTGCGCCGCATTTCAAGGCCGAGTTCGACGAGGCGGCGTTGCGCGCGGTGATCCGCGCTTCCAACGAGGAGCCGATCCCGCGTCCGCTGTCGGTGTACGTGCACGTGCCGTTCTGCATGAGCCCGTGCTTCTACTGCGGCTGCAACCGGGTGATCACCCGCGACGTGACCCAGGCCGACCGCTACCTGGAACGGCTGTACCGCGAGATCGAGCTGATCGCGCCGCTGTTCGACCGCGACCGGCCGGTGCGCCAGCTGCACTTCGGCGGCGGCACGCCGAACTTCCTCGACACCACGCACATGGGCGAGCTGCTGGAGTCGCTGGCGCGGCATTTCAGCTTCAGCCATGCCGCGGATCGCGAATACGGCATCGAGATCGACCCGCGCTTCGCCGACGCCGCCTACATCCGCGCCATGGGTGAGCTGGGCTTCAACCGGCTCTCGGTGGGCATCCAGGATTTCGACCCGGTGGTGCAGAAGGCGGTGAACCGGATCCAGAGCTTCGAGCAGACCCGCGAGGTGATCGAGGCGGCGCGGACCTCGGGTTTCCGCTCGGCCAGCGTCGACCTGATCTACGGCCTGCCGTTCCAGAGCGTGGACGGCTTCAGCCGCACGCTGGACCAGGTGGTGGCGCTGAACCCGGACCGGGTGGCGGTGTACGGCTACGCGCACCTGCCGGAAATGTTCAAGGCGCAGCGGCAGATCGAGGCCGCCGACCTGCCCGACGCGGCCACCCGGCTGGCGCTGTTCGGCCGCGCGCTGGAACACCTGTCGGCGGCCGGCTACGTCTACATCGGCATGGACCACTTCGCCAAGGCCAGCGACGAGCTGGTGCTGGCGCAGCGTGCCGGCACGCTGCAACGCAACTTCCAGGGCTACTCGACGCACGGCGATTGCGACATCGTCGGCCTGGGCGTCAGCGCGATCGGCCGCATCGGCGACAGCTACAGCCAGAACGCACGCGACCTGATCGGCTACTACGCGGCGCTGGACGCCGGCCGTCTGCCGCTGATGCGCGGCCTGCAGCTGGACGAGGACGACTTGATCCGGCGCGAACTGATCAACGAATTGATGTGCCACGGCAGCGTGGAGAAGCAGGCGTTCGGTGCGCGCCACCGGCTGCTGTTCGACGAGTACTTCGCGCGCGAGCGGCAGCGCCTGCTGCCGCTGATCGAGGATGGGCTGGTCACGGAAAACCCGCGCGAGATCCGGGTCACCTCGCGGGGGCGGCTGCTGTTGCGTATCATCGCCATGTGCTTCGACGCCTATCTGGACGACGCGGCACAGGCCCCACGCTATTCGCGCGTGATCTGA
- the tpx gene encoding thiol peroxidase — translation MSQVTFKGQPISVDGQFPAVGSTAPAFSLVGGDLSDVALSGFAGKRKVLNIFPSIDTGVCAASVRRFNELAGKLDHTVVLCISADLPFAQARFCGAEGLERVTNLSLMRGRQFLNDYGVAIASGPLAGLAARAVLVLDGHDKVLHAELVSEIGHEPNYDAALKALG, via the coding sequence ATGTCCCAGGTCACGTTCAAGGGCCAGCCGATCAGCGTCGACGGCCAGTTTCCCGCGGTCGGTTCGACCGCGCCGGCATTCAGCCTGGTCGGCGGCGACCTGTCCGACGTGGCGCTTTCCGGCTTCGCTGGCAAGCGCAAGGTGCTGAACATCTTCCCCAGCATCGACACCGGGGTGTGCGCCGCCTCGGTGCGCCGTTTCAACGAACTGGCCGGCAAGCTCGACCACACCGTGGTGCTGTGCATCTCGGCCGACCTGCCGTTCGCGCAGGCACGCTTCTGCGGCGCCGAGGGGCTGGAGCGGGTGACCAACCTGTCGCTGATGCGCGGGCGCCAGTTCCTCAACGACTACGGCGTGGCGATTGCCAGCGGCCCGCTGGCCGGATTGGCCGCGCGCGCGGTGCTGGTGCTGGACGGCCATGACAAGGTGCTGCACGCCGAGCTGGTCAGCGAGATCGGCCACGAGCCGAACTACGACGCGGCGCTGAAGGCGCTGGGCTGA
- a CDS encoding NnrS family protein, producing MAESRSPAAEAVAPAQLTALLASAPHRPLFLAGTVAVLLSMTWWAVELTWMRFGLAGWPQPSIPPGWAHAMLIQYGLFPLFMFGFLMTTFPRWLGRPDLPKTRYLPVAGCVFGGYVLANVGLLDLPWLLKLGIAVMLVGYLVGVWTLGGVLRASVAERKGHARSCLMALSLGCLGLAVFLAYLFGAPADCALLAIKLGTYGLLLPIYFSVMHRMLPFFTGNMVKGYEVVRPDWSMPVVWALLLAHLLLEWRVALGWLWLVDVPLALVFAWHSLTWRPWRAMRPGILAVLHLAFAWLPVAFVLYAVQDVVYATSGHLILGRAPLHALAIGFFGSMLVAMVTRVTMGHSGRPLQMGAVAWLCFGLLQLVALLRIRAELGGDVYLWLVIAAYGWLLAFLPWVLRSAWIYLTPRADGKPG from the coding sequence ATGGCTGAATCACGATCTCCCGCGGCGGAAGCGGTCGCACCGGCGCAGCTGACGGCGCTGCTGGCTTCCGCGCCGCATCGGCCGCTGTTCCTGGCCGGTACCGTCGCGGTGTTGCTCAGCATGACCTGGTGGGCGGTGGAGCTGACCTGGATGCGCTTCGGTCTGGCCGGCTGGCCGCAGCCGTCGATACCGCCTGGCTGGGCGCACGCGATGCTGATCCAGTACGGCCTGTTCCCGCTGTTCATGTTCGGCTTCCTGATGACCACGTTCCCGCGCTGGCTGGGGCGGCCGGACCTGCCCAAGACGCGCTACCTGCCGGTGGCCGGCTGCGTGTTCGGCGGCTACGTGCTGGCGAACGTCGGCCTGCTCGACCTGCCGTGGCTGCTGAAGCTGGGCATCGCCGTGATGCTGGTCGGCTACCTGGTTGGCGTGTGGACACTGGGCGGGGTGCTGCGTGCCTCGGTGGCCGAGCGCAAGGGCCATGCGCGTTCCTGCCTGATGGCGTTGAGCCTGGGCTGCCTGGGGCTGGCGGTGTTCCTGGCCTACCTGTTCGGTGCGCCGGCCGATTGCGCGCTGCTGGCGATCAAGCTGGGCACCTACGGCCTGCTGCTGCCGATCTACTTCTCGGTGATGCACCGCATGCTGCCGTTCTTCACCGGCAACATGGTGAAGGGCTACGAGGTGGTCCGGCCGGACTGGAGCATGCCGGTGGTATGGGCATTGCTGCTGGCGCACCTGCTGCTGGAATGGCGAGTCGCGCTGGGCTGGCTGTGGCTGGTCGACGTGCCGCTGGCACTGGTGTTCGCATGGCATTCGCTGACCTGGCGACCGTGGCGGGCGATGCGCCCGGGCATCCTGGCCGTGCTGCACCTGGCGTTCGCGTGGCTGCCGGTGGCGTTCGTGCTGTACGCGGTGCAGGACGTGGTGTACGCGACCAGCGGGCATCTGATCCTCGGCCGCGCGCCGCTGCATGCGCTGGCGATCGGTTTCTTCGGCTCGATGCTGGTGGCCATGGTGACGCGGGTCACCATGGGCCATTCCGGCCGCCCGCTGCAGATGGGCGCGGTGGCCTGGCTGTGCTTCGGCCTGCTGCAGCTGGTGGCGCTGCTGCGCATCCGTGCCGAGCTGGGTGGGGATGTCTACCTGTGGCTGGTGATCGCCGCCTACGGCTGGCTGCTGGCATTCCTGCCGTGGGTACTGCGCTCGGCATGGATCTACCTGACGCCGCGGGCGGACGGCAAGCCGGGTTGA
- a CDS encoding helix-turn-helix domain-containing protein, with protein MQSKPMAGRLPEPPSPIADDGDETRFCGTCAFSSACIAAGYDKPELAELQCLVEHVGPFRAGEHIFRTGDPFRAIFAVRAGTVKTRMVDKEGREQVLGFYLPGEVIGLNAIYPEHFPCDAVALDTAYFCRFSFPAMSALASRIPAVQQHLFRMLSKELGTASLLAGDHSADERVAAFLMDLAGRYAVRGFSATRFHLSMSRGDIANYLRLAAETVSRVLSRFRSQQLIEIEGRELELLNPKKLREIGQALLPE; from the coding sequence ATGCAATCCAAGCCCATGGCAGGTCGTCTGCCCGAGCCGCCCAGCCCGATTGCCGACGACGGCGACGAAACGCGCTTCTGCGGCACCTGCGCGTTCTCCAGCGCGTGCATCGCGGCCGGCTACGACAAGCCGGAGCTGGCCGAGTTGCAGTGCCTGGTCGAGCACGTCGGCCCGTTCCGCGCCGGCGAGCACATCTTCCGCACCGGCGACCCGTTCCGCGCGATCTTCGCCGTGCGGGCAGGCACCGTGAAGACGCGCATGGTCGACAAGGAAGGCCGCGAGCAGGTGCTGGGCTTCTACCTGCCCGGCGAGGTGATCGGCCTCAACGCGATCTACCCCGAGCATTTCCCGTGCGACGCGGTGGCGCTGGACACCGCCTACTTCTGCCGCTTCTCGTTCCCCGCGATGAGCGCGCTGGCCTCGCGCATCCCTGCCGTGCAGCAGCATCTGTTCCGCATGCTGAGCAAGGAGCTGGGCACCGCCAGCCTGCTCGCCGGCGACCACAGCGCCGACGAGCGCGTCGCCGCGTTCCTGATGGACCTGGCCGGCCGCTACGCCGTGCGCGGCTTCTCCGCCACCCGCTTCCACCTCAGCATGTCGCGCGGCGACATCGCCAACTACCTGCGTCTGGCCGCGGAAACCGTCAGCCGTGTGCTCAGCCGCTTCCGTAGCCAGCAGCTGATCGAGATCGAAGGGCGCGAGCTGGAGCTGCTGAATCCGAAGAAGCTGCGCGAGATCGGGCAGGCGCTGCTGCCGGAGTGA
- a CDS encoding formylglycine-generating enzyme family protein, whose product MRARWVLAWLGLMLALPAAAADYAALPGGRFASVLPADGKAAAAQVAPFRLRTEPVTNAEFLAFVKAHPQWRRDRVASILADRRYLSHWAGADALGSEVLPRQPVTRVSWFAAQAYCESEGARLPNWYEWEYAAAADATRRDARSDPAWRETLLAWYSRPSNAPLPAIGGAPNTYGVRDITQPVWEWVDDFNALLVASDSRDQNDPDVLKFCGAGAISLQEKENYAVLMRIAMLSALKAADTTNNMGFRCAKPQ is encoded by the coding sequence ATGCGCGCACGATGGGTCCTGGCTTGGCTTGGCCTGATGCTGGCGCTGCCGGCGGCGGCGGCGGACTATGCCGCCCTGCCGGGGGGCCGCTTCGCCAGCGTGCTGCCGGCCGACGGCAAGGCGGCAGCGGCGCAGGTCGCGCCGTTCCGCCTGCGCACCGAGCCGGTCACCAATGCCGAGTTCCTGGCCTTCGTGAAGGCCCATCCGCAGTGGCGGCGCGATCGCGTCGCCAGCATCCTGGCCGATCGACGTTATCTCAGCCACTGGGCCGGTGCCGATGCGTTGGGCAGCGAGGTGCTGCCCAGGCAGCCGGTGACCCGGGTCAGCTGGTTCGCCGCCCAGGCTTACTGCGAGAGCGAAGGCGCCCGCCTGCCCAACTGGTACGAGTGGGAGTACGCGGCGGCGGCCGACGCCACCCGCCGCGACGCGCGCAGCGACCCGGCCTGGCGCGAGACCCTGCTGGCCTGGTACTCGCGCCCGTCCAATGCGCCGCTGCCGGCCATCGGCGGCGCACCCAACACCTACGGCGTGCGCGACATCACGCAGCCGGTGTGGGAGTGGGTGGACGACTTCAACGCGCTGCTGGTGGCCAGCGACAGCCGCGACCAGAACGACCCCGACGTATTGAAGTTCTGCGGTGCCGGCGCGATCAGCCTGCAGGAAAAGGAGAACTACGCGGTGCTGATGCGCATCGCGATGCTGTCCGCGCTGAAGGCCGCCGACACCACCAACAACATGGGCTTCCGTTGCGCGAAGCCCCAGTGA
- a CDS encoding SCO family protein: MKRLLPLLAMLLLFGSTRAATPLPGDSVYNLPLQLTDQDGHRQTLADRRGRPQLVTMFYTSCQMVCPLIIDSLRLTRNALDPATRARIDLLAVSFDPARDGVATLKSYAQKRKLDPRIWTLARAEPAQVRQLSGVLGLQYRQLPDGEFNHSSELILLDAEGRIAARTAQIGKLDPGFVEAIRKVVAQPHD, encoded by the coding sequence ATGAAACGCCTGTTGCCCCTGCTCGCGATGCTCCTGCTGTTCGGCAGCACGCGGGCCGCCACGCCGCTGCCCGGCGACTCCGTGTACAACCTGCCGCTGCAGCTGACCGACCAGGACGGCCATCGACAGACGCTGGCCGATCGACGCGGCCGCCCGCAGCTGGTGACGATGTTCTACACCTCGTGCCAGATGGTCTGCCCGCTGATCATCGACAGCCTGCGGCTGACCCGCAATGCGCTGGACCCGGCCACGCGCGCACGGATCGACCTGCTCGCAGTGAGCTTCGACCCGGCGCGCGACGGCGTGGCCACGCTGAAGAGCTACGCGCAGAAGCGCAAGCTCGATCCGCGCATCTGGACCCTGGCGCGCGCCGAGCCGGCGCAGGTGCGCCAGTTGTCCGGCGTGCTCGGCCTGCAGTACCGGCAACTGCCCGATGGCGAGTTCAACCACTCGAGCGAACTGATCCTGCTCGATGCCGAAGGCCGCATCGCCGCCCGCACCGCGCAGATCGGCAAGCTCGATCCCGGCTTCGTGGAGGCGATCCGCAAGGTGGTTGCGCAGCCGCACGACTGA